The Streptomyces sp. cg36 genomic interval CACGGCCACCAGCGCGAGCACGAGCAGGCTCTTGCCCCGGCGGGTCATCCGGCACCGCCGAGGGTGGCCAGGAGCGCGAGGACGAGCAGGGCGCCGCCCGCCATGATGGCGTCCACGGCCCGGCGCAGCGTGGTGAACTTGGCCACCGCGATCCGGGACAGGCCCGCGATGTCAGCGGCCAGGTCCACGGCCGCAACAGCCGTGATCTCGCGTGGGGTCAGCGTCGCCCACAGCGGGAAACCGTGACGGCCGCCCAGGTTCGGGCGGACCGACCGCAGCAACAGTCCGGCCGCACCCACCAGAACAGCCAGCCCGAGACTGCCCAGCACGTAGGCGGGAGCGTTGAGCGGGAGGTCCCGGGTCACGGTCCAGCTCCCGGCGAGCACCGCGCCGACGAACGCCAGCAGCAGCGCGGTCTTGGAGTCGGTGCGCGCGATCTCTGCCTTCACCTCAGCATGCGCGGCGCACAGGTTCTGGTCGGCGCTCATGCGGCACCGCCCGGCAGGGTCGTGCTGTTCGTGTGGTTGAGCAGGGCGACCCGTGCGGCCAGCGCCCGGCGCCGCGCCCGGCGGATGCGGCGCGCGTCCAGCTCGGTCGGCGGGCGGTCCAGGGTCATGATCTGCGCGTCCAGCAGCTCAACGTCCGCGAGGATCACGGGCATCTCGCGCTCGATCGCGTCCAGCTCAGCGGGCGTCGGCTCGATCCAGTCCGCGAACGCGGTAACAGCGTCCTGAACTGTGGCAATGTGGTCCATGAGTCGTCTCTCTCCCTAGCAGGTAGTCACGGCTCAGCGGCCCCGGAGTTGCACCTCCGGGGCCGCGCCGTTGAGGGGTGGTGCCGTCAGTCGCGCGAGTCCGCGCCGGTGCCGCCCTGGCGGGCGGTGTCGTCCTGCGCCGCGTCGGCGTTGATCTGCTGACCGCTGCCCACGTGGATCGGGCCGGTGCTGGACTCGATGACGACCGACGCGCGGTTCTTCAGCTCTTCCAGGCTCATCGCCACGGTGGGCTCCCTTCGCGGTGACCGGCCGGTGGTGGCCGGAGCGCCCCGGCCGGGAGTCGAACCCGGCCTACGACCATCAGGGCCGCCACACAGGCAGATCAGGCGGAGAGAGCGGCGGCGCCCGCCTCACGCAGCGCCGTGTGTGCCTTACGCGCCCGCAGCCCGGCCGCCGCCAACTCCTCGGCCGGGACATCACCGATGGCCATCGCCGCGTCCACCGCCTCCTGAGCGACCGCCAGCAGGCTGCGGTCAGAGGTGGTCATGTACAGGGCGTCCATGGCGGAGGTGACGGCCGACCGGGCCGCGTAGCGGGCCCGGCGTGCCTCCACCGTGTCGGCCAGCCCGTCCCGGCGCGCCTCGATCTTCAGATACTGCTGTTCACGGTGACCGACCACGGCCGCCAGCAGCGCCGGAATCCCCTCAGCCAGCGCCTGGCGCCGCCGCTCACCCTTCGCGGCCCGCTCCGTGCGCGCCGTGCTCAAGTGCTGCATCATCCCGGCGACAACGGCGCCAGCGAGCGTTCCCAGTACGGCAATCAGCGTTGCGATCATGACTTCCCCCCACGGGGTCTCGGATCGGATGGTCCGGCTCCCCTCAACCCCGCCCGTACGGCCCCGCGCAGAGCGCGAAACCGGACGGGCGGAGGAGGCAACCGGCCGCAGCACACGAAGCGCTGCGGAAGATCAGAAGTGGTGCACAGGTCTCCTTACGGGCCGACGGCTGAGCCGCCGACCCGGCGAAGGTGTATGGAGACGTGACCTTTCGGTCTCGAACCCTCCGGCTGACAAGGCGCCGGGAAACCTCCCCCCGACCAACGCGGGGCCCCTGGTTCGTACCGGTGGTGCACTAAGCGGGATTACACCGCTTGCTCAACTTGTTGGTACAAGCTGATGTAGTGATGCTGCACCCACGGAGGGTGAGTCGTCAAGGGATTGGGGCCCACATGTACCAACAAGTTGCGCGAGTGCGTCATGATGAGGGCATGAGCAAGCAGCCGAAGTACCGACAGGTGGCCGATGCGCTCCGCCGCGAGATCGACAACGGCACGTACGCCCCGGGGGCGCGGCTGCCGTCAGAAAGTGAGCTGTCCGCCCGGTTCGACGCGTCCCGCAACACGGTGCGGTCGGGTCTGAACCTGCTGGTCACAGAGGGGCTGATCTCGTCCAGCCAGGGGCTCGGGTATGAGGTGCGGTCGCACGAAGTCTTCGTGCTCAACGCCTCCCGCTTCGAGAATCTGGATCTCCCGCAGAACGGTGACGCGTACAGCACTGACGTGACGGCCGCCGGGCGTCGGCCGCATCAGACCTTCCGTGTAGAGCTCACCCCGGCCCCGGAATACGTGGCCGAACGGCTCAAGGTCGAAGCGGGCGCCACGGCAGTCTTGCGCTTCTGCCACCGGTTCGTCGACGACGTGCCGTGGTCCACGCAAGCCACCCACTATCCGGAGTGGCTGGTGGCCAAGGGGCCGCGTCTGACCGAGCCGGGGGACATCGCAGAAGGGACCACGCGCTATCTCGCGAGCCTCGGCATCGAGCAGATCGGGTACTTCGACGAGATCGCTACCCGCATGCCGACGCCGGAGGAGGCTCGGCTTTTGGAGATAGGAGCGGGGGTGCCGGTGCTCCTGTGGACGCGTACCGGCTACTCGGATGAGCGCCCGATCCGGTGCACGATCACCACCTTCCGGGGCGACCTGAACCGGATGAACTACGAGATCGGCGCCTTGGGTGCCCGAAGCGAGAACGAGCCCCAGTGATAATCACCCCTGCCCAGCCGGGCGACCTGTCCAAGCTGCTCGCCTTCCGAGAGGAGGCGGCGGCTTGGCTTAGGGAACTCGGCAGCGACCAGTGGAGCCGTCCCTACCCGGCCGACCGCCTCTTGGCCACCATCGAGAGCGGGACCGTGTTCATGGTCCGTGACGGTGACGTCACCGCTGCCACGATCACGCTGACGCCGGAAGCCGAGGCGGGTCTCTGGACGGCCGACGAACTGAGTGAGCCCTCGATGTTCATCAACAAGCTCACCGTGGCCCGCACCCATGCCGGACAGAACGTCGGTGGCCGGTTGGTTGATTGGGCAGGGGACCGGGCGTACCGCGCGTCCGCGAAGTGGCTCCGGCTCGATGCCTGGACCACGAACGAGGGGCTACAGCGCTACTACCTCCGCCAGGGATTCGATCACGTCCGGACCGTGAGGGAAGGGGGAGCGGTCAACGGCGGCCCGCGTGTCTCGGGCTGGCTGGCTCAGCGCCCGGCCCGGCCGAGTGATCACGGATTCATTGACCTGACCCCTGCTCCGGGCGCTGTTTCGCGCTCTTCCTGACGCCCGGCCGGGGCCGTCTGTGGGCCGTCCGGGGGCCGCCAACGCCGACTGGCGACGACCAACGCCGACCGCCCGGGGGGAGCGGTCGGCTGAAGGTCCCCTGATCAGGAGCCCCTGACCTACCCATTCGCCCGCAGGGCTGGACGACTGGCAAGATGGGGTGTATCTGCCCACAGCCCGATTCACACTGCCGGACGGTTTCTCTTGGCTGAGTACATCTACACCATGCGCAAGACGCGCAAGGCGCACGGCGACAAGGTGATCCTTGACGACGTCACGCTGAGCTTCCTGCCCGGCGCGAAGATCGGTGTGGTCGGTCCGAACGGTGCCGGTAAGTCCACCGTTCTCAAGATCATGGCGGGCCTTGAGCAGCCCTCCAACGGCGACGCGTTCCTGAGCCCGGGCTTCAGCGTCGGCATCCTCATGCAGGAGCCGCAGCTGGACGAGACGAAGACGGTCCTGGAGAACGTGCAGGACGGCGCCGCCGAGATCATGGGCAAGCTGAAGCGCTTCAACGAGGTCGCCGAGCTCATGGCGACCGACTACTCGGACGCGCTCCTCGAGGAGATGGGCAAGCTCCAGGAGGACCTCGACCACGCCAACGCCTGGGACCTCGACGCCCAGCTGGAGCAGGCCATGGACGCGCTGGGCTGCCCGCCCGCCGACTGGCCCGTGGTCAACCTCTCCGGTGGCGAGAAGCGCCGCGTGGCGCTCTGCAAGCTGCTGATCGAGGCCCCCGACCTGCTCCTCCTCGACGAGCCCACCAACCACCTCGACGCCGAGTCGGTGAACTGGCTGGAGCAGCACCTCTCGAAGTACCCGGGCGCCGTCGTCGCGGTCACCCACGACCGGTACTTCCTGAACAACGTGGCCGAGTGGATCCTGGAGCTCGACCGCGGCCGGGCCATCCCGTACGAGGGCAACTACTCCACGTACCTGGACAAGAAGGCGTCCCGCCTCAAGGTCGAGGGGCAGAAGGACGCCAAGCGCGCCAAGCGGCTCAAGGAAGAGCTCGAGTGGGTCCGCTCCAACGCCAAGGGCCGGCAGACCAAGTCCAAGGCGCGTCTGGCCCGTTACGAGGAGATGGCGGCCGAGGCGGACAAGATGCGGAAGCTGGACTTCGAGGAGATCCAGATCCCGCCGGGCCCGCGTCTGGGCTCGATCGTCGTCGAGGTCGAGAACCTCTCCAAGGCGTTCGGCGACAAGGTCCTCATCGACGACCTGTCCTTCACGCTGCCGCGCAACGGCATCGTGGGCGTCATCGGTCCGAACGGCGCGGGCAAGACCACGCTGTTCAAGATGATCCAGGGCCTGGAGACCCCCGACTCGGGCTCCATCCGGGTCGGCGAGACCGTGAAGATCTCGTACGTCGACCAGAGCCGTGCCAACATCGACCCCAAGAAGACCCTCTGGGCGGTCGTGTCGGACGAGCTGGACTACATCAACGTGGGCCAGGTCGAGATGCCCTCGCGCGCGTACGTCAGCGCGTTCGGTTTCAAGGGCCCGGACCAGCAGAAGCCGGCCGGGGTGCTCTCCGGTGGTGAGCGCAACCGCCTCAACCTGGCGCTGACGCTCAAGGAGGGCGGCAACCTGCTGCTCCTCGACGAGCCCACCAACGACCTCGACGTCGAGACGCTCTCCTCGCTGGAGAACGCGCTGCTGGAGTTCCCGGGTGCCGCTGTCGTGATCTCCCACGACCGCTGGTTCCTGGACCGGGTCGCCACGCACATCCTGGCGTACGAGGGCGACTCGAAGTGGTACTGGTTCGAGGGCAACTTCGAGTCGTACGAGAAGAACAAGATCGAGCGCCTCGGGGCCGACGCGGCGCGTCCGCACCGTGCCACCTACAAGAAGCTCACCCGGGGCTGATCTTCTTGGCTCGCCACATCTACAGCTGCCCGCTCCGCTGGTCGGACATGGACGCCTTCGGGCACGTCAACAACGTGGTCTTCCTCCGCTATCTGGAGGAGGCCCGGATCGACTTCATGTTCCGGCTGGCGCCGGGGGACGGCTCGCCGTCGTTCTCCGGCGGGTCCGTAGTGGCCCGGCACGAGATCGACTACGTACGGCCGCTGGTGCACCGCCACGCACCGGTGACCGTCGAGTCGTGGGTCACCCGGATCGGCGCGGCGTCGCTGACGATCGCGTACGAGGTCAAGGACCCCGAGCAGGTGTACGTGCGGGCGGCGACGGTCGTCGTGCCCTACGACCTGGCGGCGGGGCGGCCCCGGCGGATATCCGCTGAGGAGAAGGCGTTCCTCCAGGAGTACCTGGAGGCCCCGGAGTCCTCGGGCTCCCCGAAGTCCGGGGCGCGTGCGGAGCGGGCCGCGGCATGACCCTGAAGCTGGGCTTCGCCGACGCGGGGGAGGCGGCGGATCTCGCCGCCTTCCTGGCCCGGCTGATCCACTACGACCGGGCGGCGGCCGTGCGGCTGCAGGCCGGTGGCGGCGCGCTGGCGGTCTTCGGCCGTCCGCCCGCCTTCGAGGTCCTCGCGGTGCGTACGGTCCGGCTGGACGCGGTGGTGGAGCTCGACGTCACCGTCTCGGCGGGGGATCTGCTGGAGGCGATCGACGAGCCGGCCTCGGCCGTCGTGGTGCCGTCGGCCGTGACCGGGCCGCCGTGGGCGGGCGTGCTGCCGCCGCGCGGCGGCTGGCGGCAGGTGCCCGGGCTGCCGGGGGCCGCGCAGATCCGGGGTGCGGTGGCGGCGGCGGTCGAGGAGTTCCGGGCGCGGGACGCGGCGCTGCCCGAGGGCGGCCGTACCCGGGCCGAGCGGGACCGGATCGGCCGGGAGATCTGGTCGCGGACGCTGGGGGAGACGGGGGTGCCGTTGCGGGTGGTGCACGCGGCGCAGTCCCTGGGGTTCCTTCGGGGGGGCGGGGTCGAGCCTGCGCTGCTTTCTGCGGGGGCTTGGTTGCGGTTGCGTACGGCTTACGGGTCTGTGGTGGTGCGGCGGGTTGGTGTGGGGGCGCTGCCGCTGTCCCCTGTGTAAGGGGCTCCTTCCCTGGGCTTCGCCCCGGACCCCCTTCCGCTGGGCCTGCGGCCCTCGCCACCCTCTTTTGCCCGCGGGTCGTGGCCGGTTGCTCGCGCCGTTCCCCGCGCCCCTCTGTGCCGGGCCTGCGGTCCTGGTCAACCCCTCTTTTGCCTGTAGACCGTGGTCGCTTCTCGCGCCGTTCCCCGCGCCCCCTGGAAACCCGCCTTCGGCTGCGGGTCGTGGCCGGTTGCTCGCGCCGTTCCGCGCGCCCCTCTGTGCCGGGCCTGCGGTCCTGGTCAACCCCTCTTTTGCCTGTAGACCGTGGTCGCTTCTCGCGCCGTTCCCCGCGCCCCCTGGAAACCCGCCTTCGGCTGCGGGGCATGGCCGGTTGCTCGCGCCGTTCCCCGCGCCCCCTGGGAACCCTCGTTCGGCTGTGGGGTAGCCCCGTGCTTCCGGGTTACTCCGGCTGCTTCTCCTGCGGGGTGGGTGTGGTGTCCGGCCAGACCTGGATGTGGTCTTGCTCCAGTTCCAGGAGGACCCTGCGTTCCATTCCGAGTGTCTCCGTGTACTCCGTGGGGAGCTGGAGGCGGCCCGCTCGGTCGAGCATCGCGTACTCGCGGGCCACTATCGACTCCTCGCCCGTCGTCTCGTCGACGTGGGTGCGGCGCAGGACCTCCGTGGCGGTGCGGCCGTCGCGGATGGCGACCGTGCGGCGGACCTCGCCGGCCACCGCCTGGTCGTGGGTGACGATCACGATCGTGGTGCCCAGCTCCTCGTTGGCCGTGCGGAACGCGGCGAAGATCTGCCCGGCCGTGGTGGAGTCGAGCTCGCCGGTGGGCTCGTCGGCCAGCAGGACCGAGGGGTTGTTGGCGAGGGCCACCGCGATGGCGACGCGCTGCTGCTCGCCGCCGGACATCTGGTGCGGCCGGCGGTCGCGGCAGTGCCCGACGCCCAGCATGTTCAGGAGCTCGTCCGCCCGGTCCGCCTTGCGCTTGGCGCGCCCGCGCAGCTGCATCGGCAGGGAGACGTTCTGCACCGCCGTCAGATACGGCAGCAGATTGCGGGCCGTCTGCTGCCAGACGAAGCCCACCACCTCCCGGCGGTAGCTCAGCCGCGCCTTGGCGTCCATGGCCAGCAGGTCCCGGCCGGCCACCGAGGCCGCCCCGGCCGTGGGCACGTCCAGCCCCGCCAGGATGTTCATCAGCGTCGACTTGCCGCTGCCCGACGCACCCACCAGGGCCATCAACTCGCCCTCGTCGACCAGGAGATCGAGCCCCTGGAGGGCCTGGACCTCGACGCCGTCCGTGGTGAAGATCCGGACCAGCCGGTCGCAGGCGATCAGGGCGTCATGGCCGTACGCGGGCCGGTCGCGGCGGGACGTCGCCCGCGCCTCCAGCTCCGCCAGCGTCCGGACCCCGGTCTTCGCCGCCCCGGTCGTCGTCGTCCCGGTCCTGGTCCCCGTCATCGCGCATCCCCTGCCCTCAGCTCCGTGACCGAGCCACGCCGGCTCGTCCACCACGCCTGTGTCGCCGCCACCGCCGTCGTCAGCACCACCACGCACCCGGCGGGCACCAGCAGCGACAGCGCGTCCGTGCGCAGGCCGCCCGCCGCCACCGCCTGCGCGGGCGAGGCCGCGAGGGCCAGGCCCGTCAAGTTCACGCCGGGCGCGAGGAGTTCGATCGCCGCCCAGCCCGTCAGCGCGCCGCCGACCGCCGCGAGCACCGCCTGCGGCAGGGACTCCAGGACCAGCAGGCGCCGGCCCTGGCGGCGGGTGAGACCCATGGTCCGCAGCCGGGCGAGCAGCGCCGACCGTTCCGGCGCGCCCCGCAGCAGCGACAGCATCAGCGCCAGCGCCGCGTAGCCCGCGCCCGCCGCCACCGCCGCCGTGTAGACGCGCTCGGCGCCCGTCTGGAGCGGGGAGTCGACCAGCCTGGCACGGGTCTCGGAGAGCAGTTGCACGGTCGGCGCGGACGTGGAGCCGGCCGACGAGGTCTTCACCACCCGGCGCAGCCGCGCCGCGTCCACGTCCTTGCCGTCGACGAGCAGCGCGGTCGGCGCCTTGGCGCCCAGCGCGGCCGAGTCCACCAGCAGGAAGTCGCCGCGCGGGACGGCGGGGGTGTGCGCGCGGACCGCGACGACCCGGACGGTCAGCCGGTACCCGGCCACCACGACGTCCCGGGGCCCCCGGCCCAGGCCCGCCGCGACCCGCGGGGAGGCGAGGGCGGGCAGGGCGGCGCCCTTGGCCCCGGCCGTCAGGTCGCCCGGTGCGAAGGGGCCGAGGCCGGTGCGGTCGGCGAGCCGGGCGTACGCTCCGGGCTCCGCGCCCACCACGGTGATCCGGTCGCCGTACGGGGTGTCCACGCTGTAGTCGATCCGGGCGGGGACCGCGAGCGAGACGCCCGCCACCTTCGCCACCCGGCCCGGCAGGTCCTTCGGGAGCAGGGCCGCCGTCTCGATCCGGGCGTCGGCGCCCGTCGTGTACAGCGCGGCCCGGTCCCGCGCGTCCGCCACCCCGGCCAGCACCGAGCCGCCGAACGCGGCCGTGGTCAGCGCCGTGAGCAGGGCGAGCAGCGGGAGCACCCCGCCGCCGGGGCGCGGCCCGCGCGGGCCAGCGAGAGGAAGCCGACGGTGCCGCGGAGCCGGGCGGCCGGGCGCGCGGCCCAGCGCAGCGGCAGCGGGTACAGGCGGACCAGGACGAGCGCGGAGATCACTCCGACCAGCACCGGGGCCGAGCTGACCAGCGAGTCGGAGCCCGCTTCGGTGGAGCGGCGGCGCAGAGCCACGACCGCGCCCACCGCCAGTACCAGCAGCGTCAGTTCGGCGACCGTACGGCGGCGCGAGGGCCGGACGCGGACGAGGTCGGCGCGGTCGGCGGCCGAGCGGACCGTGCGGTGGGCGAGCATCGCGCGCACCGGCAGGGCCAGCGTCGACACGGCCGCCACGACGGCCACCGCCAGCAGCGCGGGCCCCAGCCGTCCGCTGCGGATCACCAGGACCGCGAGGCCCAGGCCCAGGGCCGCCGCGGGGAGCACCACCACGGCGGTCTCGGCGGCGAGCCGGGCGCCGATGCCGCGCAGCGAGCCGCCCCGGGCGCGCAGCAGGGTGAGTTCGGCGCCCCGGCGCGCGGTCGCCAGTCCGCCCGCCATCAGCAGGACGACGCCCGCCACGGTCGCGGTGCCGAAGGAGGCGACCGCGACGACCGGGCCGATCGAGTCGCGTACGGCGGAGAACTGCGCGAACACCGCGTCGAGCTGGGTGCTGACGACGGCCTCGCCGCCCAGCTGGCCGCGGATCTCGGCGAGCGTCGGGCCGCCCTCGACGGCGGCCACCGAGGCGGTGAGCGCGGCCAGTCCGCGGGCCGTCATGGCTGCGGTGTCCGGGGCGATGTCCGCGTACAGCTCGGGCGCGCCCGCCGTGTTCAGCAAGGTGGCGGCCGATTCGTCGCCGACCAGCAGACCGGCGTACCAGTAGCGCGGCGCGTCGGGCTGGCCGGGCACCTGCGGCACGAGCTGCGGCTGGTGCAGCACGGACGCGGTCGCCCAGTAGCTCGCCGACGGCTTCAGCGGCTCCACGATCCCGGTGACGGTCACGGTGACCTCGCCGGAGTGGGCGCCGGGCAGGTGGAGGACCGAACCGGGCTTGATGCGCAGGGCCTTGGCGGTCGCGGCGGTGACCGCCGCCTGCGCCGTGGCGGCGCCGGACGGCTTCGCGGAGGGCAGCCGTCCCGCCGTCAGCCGGGCGTGGTCGGCGAGCGCGGAGCGCGTGGCCAGCATCAGCCGGGGCGGCAGCCCCTCGGGCCGGGCCAGCCAGGAGTCGAGCGGGGAGTCGGCGATCACCTTGTCGGTGGTGCGCAGCCCGTACGCCGACTGGTCCCGGTCCACCCGCAGCGGCGCGCGGAGCGTGTCGTAGGAGCGCTGGACGTCCTCGGCCAGCCGCCGCGGGCCGACGGCCCCCGGGTCCTCGGGCGGGGGCGGCGCGGCGGCGAGCCGGAGCACGGTGTTCTCCGGTGCCGCCGAGGCCACCGTGTGGCGCAGCCCCCGGTCCTCGTACGCGTCGGTGCCGCGCGGCAGCGCCGCCGCCAGGAACGCGGTGAGCAGCACCAGCAGGCCGAGGGCGCAGGCCGCGCCGGGCGCGGTCCGCAGCCGGGTCCGCACCCAGGGGGCGGCGGTCTTGGCAGTCATGTCAGTCGTCCCCCTGGTGGCGCAGCGAGACCGCCGGGTCGGTGCGCCGCAGCGCGAGCGCCGCGACGATCAGGAGCGGTACGGCGGCGACCCCCGCGAACAGCAGGGCGAGCCGCCCGGCGGGCAGTTCGACCAGCACCGGCGGCACGGGCTGGGTGGCCCGCCCGGTCAGCACGATCAGCGGCACCACCGCCCGGGTCAGCACTTCTCCCAGGGCGAGCCCCACCAGCAGCGCCAGCGCGATCAGCACGCCCTGTTCGGCGGCGATCAGCCGGGCGAGCTGGCGGCGCGGGGCGCCGAGCGCCCGCAGCACCGAGAACTCCGCGGCGCGTTCGCGCAGCGAGCCCGCCGCGCTGACCGCGAAGCCGACCGCCGCGAGGGCGGCGGCCACGATCGCGGCGGCGGCCAGGGCCGCCTGCGGCCCGGCGCCCAGCGGGTCGTTGCGCAGCCGGTCGGCGACCTCGTCGCGGACGGTGACCTGCTGCGGATCGATGTCGGGCCGGGCCCGCAGCGCCTGCGCCGCGCGCGCCCCGGCGCCCGCGTCGGTGGACAGCCACCACTCGGTGGGGGCGAGGCCCGCGGTGTCGGTGGTGGCGAGCTGCCGGTTGACCGCGCGCAGGTCGAGCAGGAGCGCGCCGCCGTCGTGGGCGGGGTCGGTGCCCTCGGCGTCCGCTCCGGCCGTCGGGATGCCGCTGACCCGGGCCACGACCTTCGCGCGGATGCTCTGCCCGTTGAGGACGGTGGTCACGGTGTCGCCGACCTTGGTCGAGCTGGAGGCGAGGAAGCGGTCGCTGGCGACGGCGGCGACCTCGCCCGGTGCGGGCCGGGGGGAGGAGACGGTCACCGTCCGGCTGGGGGCGCCGTCGAGGGGGTCGAACGACGACGGGGCCACGCCGGTGCTGTACGGGACGGTCAGGGCCTGCCCCTGGGCGGCCGGGAACAGCCTCTCGCGGGCGTCCGGCCCCTGCGCGGAGTCGGCGGCCGAGGCCCGCCAGCGGTCGGCGGCGGGCAGCGCCACCGTACGGGTCTGCCCGTCGCGGGTGACGGCCCGCAGCGCGGACACGGTGAAGCTGTGCCGCTCGGAGACCCCGAACGGCACGGCGAAGTCCAGCTGGAAGCCGGTCACGGCGAGCGGCCCGGCGGGGCGGCCCACCGGCGCGCCCGCCGCCCGGTCCAGCGAGATCCGGCTCTCGACGGTGCTTCCGTCGGCCCGCAGGCCGCCCGCGGGCAGCTGGTAGCTCAGCCCGAAGCGGTCCTCGACGGTCACGCTCAGCACGGTGTCGACGCGCCCGGGCCCGCCGTCGGCGGCCAGGCGCAGGGTCAGTACGGCCTCGGAGGCGTCCGCGGGCAGCAGCGCGCCGGTCCGGGCGGCCGGGGGCGGGGCGAGCCGGGAGAGCAGCGCGCGGGCCGGGCGGTCGGCGAGGTCGGGGCGGAGCAGCAGATCGCCGGAGTGCTCGGTGTCCAGGGCGAGCACGGTCGCCGAGCGGTCGCCGGAGAGCATCATCGAGGAGCGCGCGGCCGGGGCCACCGCCCGTACGCCGGGCAGCGCGTCGTAGGAACCGGCCTGGCCCAGACCGCTGGTCCCGGCGCCGAGTACGCGGACGGAGGCGCCCGCCCGGAAGTCGGCCTGGTCCTCCTGCGAGCGGTCCCAGGACGAGGACTGCCCGATCGCCAGCATGCCCATGGCGACCGCGAGCACCAGCAGCAGCACCGGGCCCGCGCCGCGCAGCGGGCGGCGGCTGAGCTGCCAGC includes:
- a CDS encoding Pycsar system effector family protein, yielding MSADQNLCAAHAEVKAEIARTDSKTALLLAFVGAVLAGSWTVTRDLPLNAPAYVLGSLGLAVLVGAAGLLLRSVRPNLGGRHGFPLWATLTPREITAVAAVDLAADIAGLSRIAVAKFTTLRRAVDAIMAGGALLVLALLATLGGAG
- a CDS encoding DUF6284 family protein, encoding MDHIATVQDAVTAFADWIEPTPAELDAIEREMPVILADVELLDAQIMTLDRPPTELDARRIRRARRRALAARVALLNHTNSTTLPGGAA
- a CDS encoding GntR family transcriptional regulator, whose amino-acid sequence is MSKQPKYRQVADALRREIDNGTYAPGARLPSESELSARFDASRNTVRSGLNLLVTEGLISSSQGLGYEVRSHEVFVLNASRFENLDLPQNGDAYSTDVTAAGRRPHQTFRVELTPAPEYVAERLKVEAGATAVLRFCHRFVDDVPWSTQATHYPEWLVAKGPRLTEPGDIAEGTTRYLASLGIEQIGYFDEIATRMPTPEEARLLEIGAGVPVLLWTRTGYSDERPIRCTITTFRGDLNRMNYEIGALGARSENEPQ
- a CDS encoding GNAT family N-acetyltransferase, with product MIITPAQPGDLSKLLAFREEAAAWLRELGSDQWSRPYPADRLLATIESGTVFMVRDGDVTAATITLTPEAEAGLWTADELSEPSMFINKLTVARTHAGQNVGGRLVDWAGDRAYRASAKWLRLDAWTTNEGLQRYYLRQGFDHVRTVREGGAVNGGPRVSGWLAQRPARPSDHGFIDLTPAPGAVSRSS
- the ettA gene encoding energy-dependent translational throttle protein EttA: MAEYIYTMRKTRKAHGDKVILDDVTLSFLPGAKIGVVGPNGAGKSTVLKIMAGLEQPSNGDAFLSPGFSVGILMQEPQLDETKTVLENVQDGAAEIMGKLKRFNEVAELMATDYSDALLEEMGKLQEDLDHANAWDLDAQLEQAMDALGCPPADWPVVNLSGGEKRRVALCKLLIEAPDLLLLDEPTNHLDAESVNWLEQHLSKYPGAVVAVTHDRYFLNNVAEWILELDRGRAIPYEGNYSTYLDKKASRLKVEGQKDAKRAKRLKEELEWVRSNAKGRQTKSKARLARYEEMAAEADKMRKLDFEEIQIPPGPRLGSIVVEVENLSKAFGDKVLIDDLSFTLPRNGIVGVIGPNGAGKTTLFKMIQGLETPDSGSIRVGETVKISYVDQSRANIDPKKTLWAVVSDELDYINVGQVEMPSRAYVSAFGFKGPDQQKPAGVLSGGERNRLNLALTLKEGGNLLLLDEPTNDLDVETLSSLENALLEFPGAAVVISHDRWFLDRVATHILAYEGDSKWYWFEGNFESYEKNKIERLGADAARPHRATYKKLTRG
- a CDS encoding acyl-CoA thioesterase, with product MARHIYSCPLRWSDMDAFGHVNNVVFLRYLEEARIDFMFRLAPGDGSPSFSGGSVVARHEIDYVRPLVHRHAPVTVESWVTRIGAASLTIAYEVKDPEQVYVRAATVVVPYDLAAGRPRRISAEEKAFLQEYLEAPESSGSPKSGARAERAAA
- a CDS encoding ABC transporter ATP-binding protein → MTGTRTGTTTTGAAKTGVRTLAELEARATSRRDRPAYGHDALIACDRLVRIFTTDGVEVQALQGLDLLVDEGELMALVGASGSGKSTLMNILAGLDVPTAGAASVAGRDLLAMDAKARLSYRREVVGFVWQQTARNLLPYLTAVQNVSLPMQLRGRAKRKADRADELLNMLGVGHCRDRRPHQMSGGEQQRVAIAVALANNPSVLLADEPTGELDSTTAGQIFAAFRTANEELGTTIVIVTHDQAVAGEVRRTVAIRDGRTATEVLRRTHVDETTGEESIVAREYAMLDRAGRLQLPTEYTETLGMERRVLLELEQDHIQVWPDTTPTPQEKQPE
- a CDS encoding FtsX-like permease family protein, with protein sequence MAGFVFLRARAHRLLLTAALLAVLLTTSVLAALAAFSGSIGDAALRHGLRNESAAPAALIVKADVPEAKRRAADDTVRAGARRTFNGLPVTTRTLVQSGPYALPRSLQSPDARKGEPDLTLFAAMDRSRVKLTQGRWPTAGGTGHDVEAALPESAATLLGLRGKPVTLTLTDRLTGPPVTVKVTGLYRPADATEPYWQLDDLGGRGMRKVNFTTYGPLLTDPAVLGAGRVHAGQTSWLSSADFSTLTTGGLGALRTAARQGPGALVEGEPFGGDATAVTGLPDVLDRAERGLLVSRSTLLIVALQLALLAGYALLLVARMLSSERGGESTLLRARGASRARLLGLSATEALLLAVPAALVAPLLAGPLTRLLAGHGPLARIGLHLDTGPRGTVWLVSALVALGCAVAVVAPALSAGRSGRGREAALPAPVRAGADLGLLVVAGVAYWQLDRQTSGSGTLSGDRDGGLGIDPLLVAAPALALLAGTVLTLRLLPPVARLAERRAASGRGLPAALAGWQLSRRPLRGAGPVLLLVLAVAMGMLAIGQSSSWDRSQEDQADFRAGASVRVLGAGTSGLGQAGSYDALPGVRAVAPAARSSMMLSGDRSATVLALDTEHSGDLLLRPDLADRPARALLSRLAPPPAARTGALLPADASEAVLTLRLAADGGPGRVDTVLSVTVEDRFGLSYQLPAGGLRADGSTVESRISLDRAAGAPVGRPAGPLAVTGFQLDFAVPFGVSERHSFTVSALRAVTRDGQTRTVALPAADRWRASAADSAQGPDARERLFPAAQGQALTVPYSTGVAPSSFDPLDGAPSRTVTVSSPRPAPGEVAAVASDRFLASSSTKVGDTVTTVLNGQSIRAKVVARVSGIPTAGADAEGTDPAHDGGALLLDLRAVNRQLATTDTAGLAPTEWWLSTDAGAGARAAQALRARPDIDPQQVTVRDEVADRLRNDPLGAGPQAALAAAAIVAAALAAVGFAVSAAGSLRERAAEFSVLRALGAPRRQLARLIAAEQGVLIALALLVGLALGEVLTRAVVPLIVLTGRATQPVPPVLVELPAGRLALLFAGVAAVPLLIVAALALRRTDPAVSLRHQGDD